In Candidatus Firestonebacteria bacterium RIFOXYD2_FULL_39_29, a genomic segment contains:
- a CDS encoding 30S ribosomal protein S16, with the protein MSTVIRMVRTGTTKKPRYRIVVADHRFPRDGRNIEILGSYNPFDRVKGLIIDRVKVDEWVKKGARLSNTVLKLLKNTKTA; encoded by the coding sequence ATGTCTACAGTGATCAGAATGGTAAGAACGGGAACGACTAAGAAACCGAGGTATAGAATTGTTGTTGCCGACCACAGGTTCCCGAGAGACGGAAGGAATATAGAAATACTTGGAAGCTACAACCCGTTTGACAGAGTGAAAGGTTTGATAATCGACAGGGTGAAAGTTGACGAGTGGGTAAAAAAAGGCGCGAGACTGTCTAACACCGTATTAAAGCTTCTTAAGAATACTAAAACAGCTTAA